In Roseicyclus marinus, the genomic window GGCTGAGCGCCGCAAAGAACCCCACCCCGATGAGCCAGGCCCAGGCCATTCCCTGCGGCCGGACCGGGTCGAGCATGGCCGACCCCGTGCCATCGGCAAGCCACAGGATCGGCAGGCAGATCAGGCTTGCGATCAGCCCGGTGTGGAATTGCAGCGCCACGGGATGGACCCGCCGCGACAGCCCCCGCGTGACGAGGATGTAGAAGGCGAAAAAGACCGCCGTCCCCAGCGGCAACAGCGCCACCGCGCCAAAGGCCGCGAAACTTGGCTGGATGACGAAGAGCACGCCCAGAAACCCCACGAGCGCCGCCCCCACCCGGCGCGGACCCACATCCTCGCCCAGGTAGAACTTGCCCACCAAAAGCACGATGAAGGGCGAGACGAAGGCGATGGCCAGCGCATCGGCAAGCGGCATCACCGCAATCGCCGCGATGAAGCAAAAGGTCGCCACCATCAGGAACACGGCGCGCAGGGCCAGCGCCGACCATTGCGCACGCGCCACCCGGAACGACAGGCCCATCAGGGGCACAAGCGGGGCCATCAGCGCGCATTGCACGACAAACCGCGCCGCCGTGACCTGGCCCACCGGGACGCTGTCCGAGGCCAGTTTCGCCGCCACGTCCAGAAGCGGCGCGGTCACGCAAAAGCCCAGCATGAGGGCCACACCGGCAAGGATGCGATCTGGGGCGGGCGTGTCGGGGGCATGGGTCATGGCCGGATCGGTAGAACCTCCCCCGCCCCGCGTCCATCCCTCCTTCGTCGGTCGCTCCCTCCCTTGACGGTGCCGCGCGGGCTGGCATCTTGCGTCCCGCGACAGGGGCGTCCGGGCGACCGGGCTGAGAAGCACCCTTTGAACCTGAACCAGATCATGCTGGCGTAGGGAGTCCGCTGCGGGTGCATCCCCTGGGGTCCGGTCATGGCCCCTCGCGCACCCGCTCCGGCCCTCCCACACTGGCGGGAGGATGACCGAGAATGGACACCACAGGACTCTATCTCGCGGGGATGCGGCAATCGCCCCCGCTGGTGCATTGCATCACCAATTACGTCGCCATGAACATCATGGCCAATGTGCTTCTGGCGGTGGGCGCCTCCCCCGCCATGGTCCATGCGCGCGAGGAAGTGGCGGATTTCGCGGGGCTCGCGCAGACGCTCTCGGTCAATATCGGCACGCTCGATCCGGCATGGGCCGAGGCGATGGTGACGGCGGCGGGCGTGATGCGGGCCAATGGCCGCCCCTGGGTGCTCGACCCCGTGGGTGTCGGCGCGACGCGCTTCCGGCAGGAGGTTTGCGCCGATCTGCTCAAGGAAAAGCCGACAGTGATCCGGGGCAATGCCTCCGAAATCCTCGCCCTTGCGGGGGCGGGGGCCAAGGGGCGCGGCGCGGATGCCGCCGATCCCGTCGAGGCGGCCGAGGACGCCGCCCGCGATCTGGCCCAGCGCACCGGCGCGGTCGTGGCCGTCTCGGGTGCCGTCGATTACGTCACCGATGGCAGCGCGGCCTACCGGGTCGCCAATGGCGATGCCCTGATGCCGCGTGTCACGGCCTTGGGCTGTTCGCTGAACGGCGTGATCGCGGCCTTTCTGCCGGGCCAGCCCGCCCTGCAAGCGACCGTCGCGGCGCTCGCCCTTTACGGGCTTGCGGGCGAAAGGGCCGCCCAGAGCGCCAAGGGGCCGGGCAGTTTCCAGACCGCGTTTCTGGACGCGCTCGCCGCCCTCACCCCCGAGACGCTCACGACCGGCGCAAGGGTCAGCCGCGCATGATGGGCCCGGTCTATGCCATCACCGATCCGCATGCGCCCCTGCCCGTCGCCGACCAGGTGCTGGCCGCAGCCCGGGGCGGCGCAAGCCTGATCCAGATCCGCGACAAGAGCGCCCCCGATGCCGATCTCGCGGCGCTGGTCACGCGGCTTTTGCCGCAGGTGGCAAGCCTTGGCGCGCGGCTCATCGTCAATGACCGGGTCGAGGTCGCCATCGCCACCGGCGCGCATGGCCTGCATGTGGGCCAGGGCGACGGGGATGCGACGGCGATCCGCCGCCGCCTGCCCAAGGGCATGATCCTTGGCCTCTCGGTCGAAACCATCGCGCAGGCGGGGCGCGTGCCCCGGGGCGTCGATTACATCGGCGCGGGGCCTGTCCGCGCCACAGCGACCAAACCCGACCATGCAGCCCCCATCGGCTTTGCGGGTCTTGCCGCCATCGTCGCGGCGACGGGCCTGCCCACCTATGCCATCGGCGGGCTGGCCCATGGCGATGCGAGCGCGGTCAAGGGGGCCGGGGCCATCGGCATGGCCGTGGTCAGCGCCATCACCCGCGCCCCCGATCCGGAGGCGGCCACGGCGGCCCTCGTCGCGGAATGGAGGGCGGCATGATCCCCAATATCCTGTCCATCGCAGGCTCCGACCCATCGGGCGGGGCCGGGATACAGGCCGATATCAAGGCGATCTCGGCCAATGGCGGCTATGCGATGGCCGCGATCACGGCGCTCACCGCGCAAAACACCCAAGGCGTCAGCGGGGTCCGGATGATCGACCCCGCTTTCGTCGCGGCCCAGATCGCCAGCCTGCGCGACGATATCCGCATCGACGCGGTCAAGATCGGCATGCTGGGCACGGCCGCCATGGTCGACACGGTTCTGGGGGCGCTTGACGGGCTGTCTGCCCCCATCGTGCTCGACCCGGTGATGGTGGCCAAAAGCGGCGACCGCCTGTTGCAGGCCGATGCCGTGGCGGCGCTGCGCGCGGGGCTGGCGCGGGCCACGATCCTCACGCCCAACTTGCCCGAAGCCGCCGACCTGCTCGACCGCCCCGAGGCGGACAGCGCCCCCGCGATGGAGGATCAGGCGACAGCCCTGCTGGCGCTGGGGCCAAAGGCGGTGCTGCTCAAGGGCGGGCATCTGCCGGGCGGCGCATGCCCCGATCTGCTCGCGACGGCTGAGGGCCTGACCTGGCTGCCCGGTCCCCGCCATGCCACGCGCAAGACCCATGGCACGGGCTGCACGCTGTCTTCTGCGCTGGCGACGCTCCTGGGGCGCGGCCTGCCCCTGCCCGAGGCGGCGCTTGGGGCCAAGACCTATGTCGCCCGCGCCATCGCCCGCGCCGATGCGCTGAGTGTCGGCAAGGGGCACGGCCCCACCCACCATTTCCACTCTTTCTTCGAGGACCCCCAATCATGACCCGACCGCTTTCCGATCTCACCGTCCTTGTCACCGGCGCGGGCCGGGGCCTTGGGGCCGCCATCGCCACGGCCTTTGCCCATCACGGCGCGCGGGTGGCGATCAACTACCGCAACAGCCGGACCGAGGCGGAGGCGCTGGCCGAAACCCTCGGGCCCCGCGCGGCGGCCTTTCAGGCCGATGTGACCGATGCGGGCGCCGTCACAGCCATGGTCGCGGAAATCACCGCGCGCTTCGGCACGCCTGATGTGCTCGTCCATAACGCGCTGGCCGATTTCTCCTTCAACGGGGAGGCGCGCAGCCATCTGGACCAGCTCACCTGGGCCGAGATCGCGGCGCAGGCCGAAACCGCCCTGGGCGGCGCGCTCACCTGCATCCAGGCCCTCAGACCGCATTTCGCCCAGCAAGGCTTTGGCCGGGTCATCACCATCGGCACCAACCTGTTCCAGAACCCGGTCGTGCCCTACCACGATTACACCGCCGCCAAGGGCGCGCTTCTGGCGCTCACCCGGACAGCGGCCAAGGAACTGGGGCCCTTGGGCGTGACGGTCAACATGGTCTCGGGCGGGCTCTTGCGCACCACCGATGCCAG contains:
- a CDS encoding DMT family transporter, whose product is MTHAPDTPAPDRILAGVALMLGFCVTAPLLDVAAKLASDSVPVGQVTAARFVVQCALMAPLVPLMGLSFRVARAQWSALALRAVFLMVATFCFIAAIAVMPLADALAIAFVSPFIVLLVGKFYLGEDVGPRRVGAALVGFLGVLFVIQPSFAAFGAVALLPLGTAVFFAFYILVTRGLSRRVHPVALQFHTGLIASLICLPILWLADGTGSAMLDPVRPQGMAWAWLIGVGFFAALSHMMMTYALSLAPSATLAPLQYFELPVATLLGYLIFADFPNALALAGIAIIIAAGLYMIHRERVTARRLVTERAAPPI
- the thiM gene encoding hydroxyethylthiazole kinase, which gives rise to MDTTGLYLAGMRQSPPLVHCITNYVAMNIMANVLLAVGASPAMVHAREEVADFAGLAQTLSVNIGTLDPAWAEAMVTAAGVMRANGRPWVLDPVGVGATRFRQEVCADLLKEKPTVIRGNASEILALAGAGAKGRGADAADPVEAAEDAARDLAQRTGAVVAVSGAVDYVTDGSAAYRVANGDALMPRVTALGCSLNGVIAAFLPGQPALQATVAALALYGLAGERAAQSAKGPGSFQTAFLDALAALTPETLTTGARVSRA
- the thiE gene encoding thiamine phosphate synthase, which produces MGPVYAITDPHAPLPVADQVLAAARGGASLIQIRDKSAPDADLAALVTRLLPQVASLGARLIVNDRVEVAIATGAHGLHVGQGDGDATAIRRRLPKGMILGLSVETIAQAGRVPRGVDYIGAGPVRATATKPDHAAPIGFAGLAAIVAATGLPTYAIGGLAHGDASAVKGAGAIGMAVVSAITRAPDPEAATAALVAEWRAA
- the thiD gene encoding bifunctional hydroxymethylpyrimidine kinase/phosphomethylpyrimidine kinase encodes the protein MIPNILSIAGSDPSGGAGIQADIKAISANGGYAMAAITALTAQNTQGVSGVRMIDPAFVAAQIASLRDDIRIDAVKIGMLGTAAMVDTVLGALDGLSAPIVLDPVMVAKSGDRLLQADAVAALRAGLARATILTPNLPEAADLLDRPEADSAPAMEDQATALLALGPKAVLLKGGHLPGGACPDLLATAEGLTWLPGPRHATRKTHGTGCTLSSALATLLGRGLPLPEAALGAKTYVARAIARADALSVGKGHGPTHHFHSFFEDPQS
- a CDS encoding 3-oxoacyl-ACP reductase, with translation MTRPLSDLTVLVTGAGRGLGAAIATAFAHHGARVAINYRNSRTEAEALAETLGPRAAAFQADVTDAGAVTAMVAEITARFGTPDVLVHNALADFSFNGEARSHLDQLTWAEIAAQAETALGGALTCIQALRPHFAQQGFGRVITIGTNLFQNPVVPYHDYTAAKGALLALTRTAAKELGPLGVTVNMVSGGLLRTTDASRATPEAVFDIVAGQTPLGHVTTPAEMADAVLFFASPWARAVTGQNLVVDGGLVFG